Proteins from a genomic interval of Caldicellulosiruptor diazotrophicus:
- a CDS encoding homocysteine S-methyltransferase family protein, translating into MVFALLKDELYKKVLIFDGAMGTQLIQNGLTEDECPDLWSVTRQDVVSSIHRQYFEAGSDCVETNTFGANREKLKKYGLENEVEDINKCAVKLAKEVAKDYGGYVGLSVGPTGRLFVPSGDLSFDEAEEIFYEQILSGIQAGADFVSIETMSDIKEAKAAFFAYKKVKEEFKKDIPCLVSLTFEQNKRLLMGTPPEVAAYYFSLIGCDIVGANCSGGAMQLLEVIKQMQGFSFIPLSVKPNAGLPKVIDGKTVYESCIPEFVNLTEEFVENGVRLYGGCCGTNPEYIRAISKVLKGKEVSFESDTQKKFITSIYSLLDISQKFSVYEFKLTNDFSNEAVFELAGLEEDAIFVDIDENVEPEILKEFLIESQDFSKKPYIFNTETESHINIIERYYFGVYGIVSNIHGESAVKVQI; encoded by the coding sequence ATGGTATTTGCATTGTTGAAAGATGAACTTTACAAAAAGGTATTAATTTTTGATGGGGCGATGGGTACTCAGCTTATTCAAAATGGCTTGACAGAAGATGAATGTCCTGATTTGTGGTCGGTAACACGGCAGGATGTAGTTTCGTCTATTCACAGGCAGTACTTTGAAGCTGGGTCTGACTGTGTTGAGACAAACACCTTTGGCGCAAACAGAGAAAAGCTTAAAAAATATGGACTTGAAAATGAGGTTGAGGATATAAACAAATGTGCAGTCAAGCTTGCAAAAGAGGTTGCAAAAGACTATGGCGGGTATGTTGGACTCTCTGTCGGACCAACAGGCAGGCTTTTTGTCCCTTCAGGTGATCTTAGCTTTGATGAGGCAGAAGAGATATTTTATGAACAGATTTTGAGTGGAATTCAAGCGGGAGCAGATTTTGTTTCGATTGAGACTATGTCTGACATAAAAGAAGCAAAGGCTGCATTTTTTGCATATAAAAAGGTAAAAGAAGAGTTTAAAAAAGATATACCGTGTTTGGTATCTCTTACGTTTGAACAAAACAAGAGGCTTTTGATGGGAACTCCTCCAGAGGTTGCAGCATATTATTTCAGTTTAATTGGCTGTGACATTGTTGGTGCTAACTGCTCTGGCGGTGCGATGCAGCTTTTAGAAGTTATAAAGCAGATGCAAGGTTTTTCGTTTATTCCGCTTTCAGTAAAGCCAAACGCAGGGCTGCCTAAGGTGATTGATGGCAAGACTGTGTATGAAAGCTGCATCCCTGAGTTTGTAAATTTGACAGAAGAGTTTGTTGAAAATGGAGTCAGGCTCTATGGTGGCTGCTGTGGCACAAACCCTGAGTATATCAGAGCAATATCGAAGGTTTTAAAAGGAAAAGAGGTTTCATTTGAAAGTGACACACAGAAGAAGTTCATAACATCAATTTATTCATTGCTTGATATTTCTCAAAAATTTAGTGTATATGAATTCAAGCTCACAAATGATTTTTCAAACGAAGCTGTCTTTGAACTTGCAGGGCTTGAAGAAGATGCAATATTTGTTGATATTGATGAGAATGTAGAGCCTGAGATTTTAAAGGAATTTTTAATAGAATCTCAAGACTTTTCAAAAAAACCTTATATTTTTAATACAGAAACAGAATCTCATATAAATATTATCGAAAGGTATTACTTTGGTGTATACGGAATTGTGTCAAACATACACGGCGAAAGTGCGGTAAAGGTACAGATTTAA
- a CDS encoding HPr family phosphocarrier protein gives MQSLHIKIENSQGITSRAAALLVQVASKFKSLILIEKDEKRANAKSIMGLMSLMVDYGDEVTIITEGEDEKEALEAVLRLIHSDFSEQVADEITQQETKKESQKENGEDVLE, from the coding sequence ATGCAAAGCCTTCACATTAAGATTGAAAATTCCCAGGGAATCACATCTCGTGCTGCAGCGTTGCTTGTTCAGGTTGCAAGTAAGTTTAAATCTCTAATTTTAATAGAAAAAGATGAGAAGAGAGCCAATGCAAAGAGCATAATGGGTTTAATGTCGCTTATGGTGGACTATGGAGATGAAGTAACAATTATCACTGAGGGTGAGGATGAAAAAGAAGCATTGGAAGCTGTTTTAAGGCTTATTCATTCGGATTTTAGCGAACAGGTTGCCGATGAAATTACCCAGCAAGAGACAAAAAAGGAAAGCCAAAAAGAGAATGGTGAAGATGTTCTTGAATAA